GCTGCTGAAATACActcttctgattggctgagtgcttttgtccagtAGTTTGATTGACGGCTGGCTGAACCCTACTCCCACCCTTACTCTGTGGCTTTATGTAAATTGTTGTTCCCTGGTTGGCTGCTGGATCAGATGCACCATTCTTCAAGAAGATAGTCAACCATCCTGtagtatcatatatatataaaaagtcATATAGTATATCATAAGAATAAGATATGATAAGAATATCAATCATTGAGACACACTGAATGTAGTACCTACATGTGTATTCAATAATCATACTATAGTTTTGTCTTCCATATATCACAAAAAGACCaaacagtaggggtgggtaccggtaaagTGTAATGGTACAAAACCGCTTTTTctttattggaccagtccagaaaaaatggacctgaaaaaatttggtgaccggatattggacctattggaaaatgaacagattatatgatcaggcattcacacattttgagGCTTACTGGTCGAAGAATATAActagagcaaagtagagtagagtctacagtcattttctaccaagttttacaatcaatcgtacagaggcagttatcCTTGTAGGTTTTTATAATGTCAGCGGGAGTCCAATAgtatactccacaaaacagatttctttgttgcgaaatggactgtcttattgttttgagtatagtctattcacaagttttgacatactgaatcaggttcaggtttcagacctggacctgatcctctggacctgaaccagacctggacatgaattttccgtactggtacccacccctactagtACCCAACAGTGTACCTGAGTATCCTATCCAACCCTAGTCCAGGGTACCATACCCACCCCTGGTCCAGTGTACTATACAGACCCCTGGTGAGTACTGTCAGTTTCATGTCTAGTGAGCAATTGTGATTCACCTTCTACACTGTGATGAGGAATGGAGACAAAAGCTCTACATCTCAGATCTTTGTCACACTTTAAGATGGCATCCTGCAGACCCTGTGCCGTCAGCACACATCCCCAGTCAGCACGGGAGTTGGGACAGGGGTAGTCAAACTTGGCCTGGTAGTCGGAATTCTCCAGCTTGATGTAACCATGGGCATTTGGTACCTATGTGGGACAGTACAAGTCATGGTCTTTTCTTTGGCAGTCCAGTTAAAGTCTTAGATTTACAATGAGCAAAAAAGACAACCCACAATTTCAAacctattgagtacatttcatTACAAGTCAGACTTATGTAAAACTGTAATATCTTAACACCGCaaaatttgcatactgacacattgtttgatcacctgttgGAGTCTTTCACATATCATGATatttttgccactactttatcagaaattacttttatcagaaaacatgtatacataaaaTTTATCTGAGTGATACTATATATAGTTATACAAGTATGCTTGGGTGTAAtaagttagtaggtttgcattaatactaaaattaatactaaataaaatcatggCTCATCAAAAAAAGTATtcctgtttcctatatcttagcatcatttgactTTGAATtggtcctaggacagatcccgatcgcaatctgtacttagtctagtagaATCGAAGATTGACCTAGGACAGATCCTGATTGCAGTCTGCCCTAGGACCAAGTACGATCGTGATCTCTCCTAGGACGATCGGccattctactggatcgtgatctctactgtgacataatATAACAAACTTTGATGGTACAGTCCCCTTCTGAGAATGGAAGAACAGAAGTCAAAGAAGAACCTATTAAGTATGTGAATGACCCTGTAAGAGATAGACTGACAACATTATAAGGGAAGATCTCCCCAACCTATACAGTGCCCACCCTAATTATAGGGTGCAATCAAGCCTCCACATCTAAGTGTGAGTATGTTTAATCCTCGCCTGACGGGAACAACAGACACTTAACTGGATGgtgagtgtgcatgtgagtGTGGGGTAATGTCTAGAACACTGCTGAATCAGTGGTCAGTACTGAGAATTAGTTAGCTGGCAGTCTGACCTTCTCCTGACCTTGTCCCTGGTCCTGTTGACTGGGAACTGCAGGGATGATGGGGTGGGGGGCATCGGTTATTGGATCATCATctgcaacaaaaaaacattcatataGGGTCTGCAGTTTGAACTGTCTTTGAGTGACTGTGTCAttgatgaaataaaatgcaACAGCTTTTAATAACATTCAACGATATCATTCAATGAGGgacatttgtacaaaatatacacccttctgatgttacCAGGCAAGTTTCATCCCAGACCTCACAGTGAACAAAGCAGCCTGTTTGGAACCTGGCATCAAAATTTGTGTTAAATATTCTTTTAAATTGCTCAGAGCAAACATTGTGATGACTCCAAaaagtgaatttttttctattgtgCTGTTAGTCTATGGAACACCCGACCACCAAACGTCAAATCTCTGACCACTCTTTTGACCACTTTTTAAAAGGCAGTTTGTTTGTAAGttaattcatacatgtatgtctctttTGATCTAATAATAGTATAAGCTGAATGtctgtatacatgtgtatatttattTTAAATTGTTTGAAACCCTGGTAAACTAGCACTAAAGTAACGGGCTATCacaataaaggaataaaggaaggaaCTTATTACAAATCTGACCTTTGTAAATGAGGAGGAGCTTTTCCAGCAGCTCTTGTGCATCAAGTGACAAACTGTCCAGCTCCCACAGGAGGTCCTGCACTTTGTGAGCAACCTGCTCGGGGGCGCTGCTGACCAACAGGGGGCGCAGGAAGTACTGATACACATTGTGTAGATTAGTCTTGGAATTGTAATTCTTGCAGCGGAAGTTGGAACATGGAGACCCTGTGGTAAGAAATCAATGGGTAAAGATTTGGTACTAGTACGAGTTAAAGAATGGAcaaacagtgatgatgatggctgtttcttcgtatccgaagatcaatggtaggcagacaggttgattagacgaccagtctgcctggcctgcacgtgactttttaaggtgaaggaggggtgtgcactttcTTCTCCgacctctcgtctactggcgcactaagtcctacagtgacagaactgttttgccacgtaagaTGGCCCCAGCaaatgcaggtttattatttggagtttccatctcctaggaggacttccgaccaaggacgcaaggggttcctcctacccccgactcgtgtgtcatggcgggtgcgtcatgcccgaacatgcccctatggcctgtcaccacaacaaaggcctatcactgccactagccgcagctatgtactcatttacacctgagttaggtgaggaaagtcgtgtaaagtgcctttcccaagggcacaagatcggtgacacggcaagcggatttgaacccgggacctctcgggcctgagaccaacgcgctcccgatcgtgccacgcggtcccacattgGACAAACAGTAAACACTGGGTAATTACTGAGACTGTGCATTTGCATAAATCTACTTGATTgtagaaaacattttatattGTGACTCACTAGCATCCAGTCCCTCCAGCTGGCAGTCTGCGTGTGAGTTACAGACAGGCTCCGTCCCCACCAGACTTCCCACCCCCACCAGCCGGATGGACCCTTCCGACATCATGAACATGCTGTCTGTGAAGTTGGCCATGAGCAGATCTCCCATGGACGAGCGCTGCAGAACTCGCAGTAAACTGGCTAAGTCCAGGCAAATCTGAAAACGGTAGGAATGCATGGGGACATTATTAAACAGCTTAACTATAGTACCGacaatagtttcatcaggttggtagaatataggatataagagaattcttttttaccagcaggtacatgtacttacattgcttaattacatttcgatgtctttcagacaccttcgtcagagtttctaactggagttctgcttctcaccgctatatgtagccgatgtaggtggagcttttgcggcgagaaaaGAATCCCAAACAGTGGTAGCGGTACATATAGTGGTgaaaagcagaactccagttagaagctctgacaaaggcgtctgagagacatcaaaacataaGCAATGTAACTTATGTAAGTATCtgctggttgtgaaaaagaattctcctagtCCTATATCCAGTAACTAAAGACAACATAGTACATGATTGCAGacaaataacaataataacatttTTGAGAAAAATAGGCCTTCATTTGCACAAATCATATCTAGAAATATTTCTCTAATCATGATCATCAATGGACCCCTTCTTAAGCTATTCTCTTTCAAACTCTGGAATAAAAAATTGTAGATTCTGCCTATAATGTTTACTAGTACACATACTCAGACACAGGTATTTGAGATAATACAGTTCTTATGATTTTATATGTAGCATACCTTCAACCTCTGTCTCCATGGTAAAGTCTCCAACCCAGAGTCATGGATGGGAGTTCCCATCTCCGTGACTAGTGTGACTCCCTTGTCCTGACCGGTCCCCTCCCCACGCACACAGTACCCCAACATCCTCACCACATTTGGGTGAGTCAGTTCTTGGAGTAACAGAATCTCCTTAATCAACTTGTAGCTGGGGAGAAGAAAGCAGTCCTCCTTCTTGATATACTTCTTTGCTTCCAGGCATTTCTCGACTTCCGGCAGGTCGACATTCACACTCTTCACTGCAACCAGCTGTGTTCCATACAGTCCCTTTGCCATAACTTTGCCCCCTATTTTTATAATCCCGGTAATTTGTATAGCATCGATGTCCCTACACCCCCACATGCTACGCTGGTGTGTCTTGTATGCAGGTCTTGCCCCTGCTTCGTTCAACCCAAAGAGAACAGAATCCAGGTCTAGACCCAGGTCTTCAAGGTGTTTTCCCTGACTTAAGTTACCAACTATATAGCTGAGTTTATCGTGCAGAAAGTCTCTCTCTGCGACAGCGTCTAGAAGCTGCTCGTTAAGCCGGCTAACGAGGCTCTGTAGACCGGAGATGTGGCGCCACCTATCCTCCGTCCGGGCACTGTTCTTAGTGTCCCATATAGTAACGAAGCTGCCGAGTTGTAGATGAAGTAACAAGTACACGATTAGGAAGAGAAGTGGGAAGAGCAGGCACTTGCGACCGATGGCTTTTCTGTTGGATGTGGTCATACTGAGATAAGGGAGGAGCATCTCGGTGATTGTGGAGTCTGGAGGGGGTTGTGAGGCACACTGTTGTTTGTTTAACAGCAGGATTCTGGTCTAGTCCCCTTCTTTACTACATCATATCCTCGAGCAAACTTGCATCTGAAATGACAAATTGCAATTTAGAATTGGGCAATGCAATATCTGCAACACCTATAGCTACCTACAGCATTTTACAGCACCTACTAAAGACCCCTATCTACAACACCTAACGTTACCTAATAGTACTAGCACAGCACTCTACAGCTACAACACTTAACAGCTGTCTATAACACTAACATGTACCAGGataagtctgtgtaacacaaactctgagCACTGTCCAGGGTTGTTACTGGGAGGCCGGACGGCTATTGTGCGAGCCGCTacaagcgagatttaatcaggctacttacagcagtctacatgtacaacacctACCTACAGCAGTCTACAACACCTACTTACAGTGCTCAGTCTACAACACCTACCTACAACAGTCTACAACACCAACTTACAGTAGTCTACAACACCTACCTAGAGCAGTCTACAACACCTACCTAGAGCAATGTCTACAACACCTACCTACAACAGTCTACAACACCAACTTACAGCAGTCTACAACACCTACCTAGAGCAGTCTACAACACCTAACCTACAGCAGTCTACAACACCTACCTACAGCAGTCTACACCACCTACCTACAGCAGTCTATACCACCTACCTACAGCAGTCTACAGCACCTACCTACAGCAGTCTACAACACCTACCTACAGCAGTCTACAACACCTACCTACAGCAGTCTACAGCACCTACCTACAGCAGTCTACAACaccttacctaacgttatatacaaCACCTACCTACAGTAGTCTACAGCACCTACCTACAGCAGTCTACAACACCTACCTACAGCAGTCTACAGCACCTACCTACAGCAGTCTACAGCACCTACCTACAGCAGTCTACAGCACCTACCTACAGCAGTCTACAACACCTACCTACTTGTACCGCAGTCTACAGCACCTACGACCTACTAGTACAGCAGTCTAAAACTACCTACCTACAGCAGTCTACACTTTGACTGTGATGATCCACAagaaaccaaggaggtcccctctttcaacctccttgaggAAACTAACCATGGGCAACAATCAACACTAACTTTACGTGACCGTTACGTTATGTACCGTTATGTTACCGCAATCGGCCACTGCTCTGTCAATTGTGTGTCTACAGGGGATGGTTCTTGTGCCTGTGGCCTCGGCAGCTGGTCTGCAGTACTCTAACCTCATCTCGCCGTCCCCTTCCCACCCTGAGATGCAGTTTAACTCTAAACTTGCTCAGCTCTTCTGCTGGAAAGCGGCAAGCTAAAAACCTCAGTACATCTGTTTGTACAGAAAGCACCACTACAATTTATGGGGGTGACTTTAGATATTTTACAAGTACTGCATTAACGATTTATTTGATTTCAACATTAGACATATACGGTATTTTTACAAAACGTTTGATCAATTTTGTGATTTGATATAAGTTCATTAAGATTACAAAATACTTGTCACCTCTATAAACAAAGTGGACTGgtcttgatgacgtcagagtgttGAGCGTACACCAGCACGCGACATGAACGCGCCGCCGACTTTTGAGTCGTTTCTGCTTTTTGAAGGTGAAAAGAAGTAAGTATTACTGATGTTGTCGTTTTTAACTGTGATATCTTAATGTTGGTTGAGGGTAAGGTCGTCACAAATGCGGGGCTTCCTTTGTTTTCGTTTCAGCAAACGTAAAAATGTcgtaggtggggaggggggcgaatcgCGTACTCACGTGAACTTCTTTTGTGATTCGGTAATTCGGCAAGGAAGCCAAATTATGTACCTAACCCTCTCCAGGTACATAGAGCGGACATACAGGTTCAGTAAATCATTCCCTTACTAGTATCATGCTCACGCAAACACCTGCGCCAAACACCCATTGTGTTTGAAAACTacataggcta
This genomic interval from Branchiostoma floridae strain S238N-H82 unplaced genomic scaffold, Bfl_VNyyK Sc7u5tJ_1320, whole genome shotgun sequence contains the following:
- the LOC118407352 gene encoding uncharacterized protein LOC118407352 isoform X1; protein product: MLLPYLSMTTSNRKAIGRKCLLFPLLFLIVYLLLHLQLGSFVTIWDTKNSARTEDRWRHISGLQSLVSRLNEQLLDAVAERDFLHDKLSYIVGNLSQGKHLEDLGLDLDSVLFGLNEAGARPAYKTHQRSMWGCRDIDAIQITGIIKIGGKVMAKGLYGTQLVAVKSVNVDLPEVEKCLEAKKYIKKEDCFLLPSYKLIKEILLLQELTHPNVVRMLGYCVRGEGTGQDKGVTLVTEMGTPIHDSGLETLPWRQRLKICLDLASLLRVLQRSSMGDLLMANFTDSMFMMSEGSIRLVGVGSLVGTEPVCNSHADCQLEGLDARSPCSNFRCKNYNSKTNLHNVYQYFLRPLLVSSAPEQVAHKVQDLLWELDSLSLDAQELLEKLLLIYKGQIYDDPITDAPHPIIPAVPSQQDQGQGQEKVPNAHGYIKLENSDYQAKFDYPCPNSRADWGCVLTAQGLQDAILKCDKDLRCRAFVSIPHHSVEGWLTIFLKNGASDPAANQGTTIYIKPQSKGGSRVQPAVNQTTGQKHSANQKSVFQQQPCVEEELQKQRDLRGRREERLMRDCGWKGLTDEKWASILANSSVTSADNFQHPAGGKAIPGGQLTVTLQDTAGQVFKAMFMSKAGPEEFHLSQLLVYQLDRLMGLYQMVPTCSRHLEHVELQKMGLVQTVGTLRDNFAQLKDRSGGVTGTMSAQISAPVSVKTHLTIPALAELTQAVTPLGAEQHNDLEYILLTLLARLPLPSSLYGIRGRRLLLTKADAAFHGSPENQDKLLRYLHNCHFPQHLYMVLHTARDRSCSLAQQVFQQVKNALPPSHNQDLHIGQYSMESLISTMDRDMNTLLDLMDTCIDKFGKDVVLYQEGMKTG
- the LOC118407352 gene encoding uncharacterized protein LOC118407352 isoform X2, which gives rise to MLLPYLSMTTSNRKAIGRKCLLFPLLFLIVYLLLHLQLGSFVTIWDTKNSARTEDRWRHISGLQSLVSRLNEQLLDAVAERDFLHDKLSYIVGNLSQGKHLEDLGLDLDSVLFGLNEAGARPAYKTHQRSMWGCRDIDAIQITGIIKIGGKVMAKGLYGTQLVAVKSVNVDLPEVEKCLEAKKYIKKEDCFLLPSYKLIKEILLLQELTHPNVVRMLGYCVRGEGTGQDKGVTLVTEMGTPIHDSGLETLPWRQRLKICLDLASLLRVLQRSSMGDLLMANFTDSMFMMSEGSIRLVGVGSLVGTEPVCNSHADCQLEGLDARSPCSNFRCKNYNSKTNLHNVYQYFLRPLLVSSAPEQVAHKVQDLLWELDSLSLDAQELLEKLLLIYKDDDPITDAPHPIIPAVPSQQDQGQGQEKVPNAHGYIKLENSDYQAKFDYPCPNSRADWGCVLTAQGLQDAILKCDKDLRCRAFVSIPHHSVEGWLTIFLKNGASDPAANQGTTIYIKPQSKGGSRVQPAVNQTTGQKHSANQKSVFQQQPCVEEELQKQRDLRGRREERLMRDCGWKGLTDEKWASILANSSVTSADNFQHPAGGKAIPGGQLTVTLQDTAGQVFKAMFMSKAGPEEFHLSQLLVYQLDRLMGLYQMVPTCSRHLEHVELQKMGLVQTVGTLRDNFAQLKDRSGGVTGTMSAQISAPVSVKTHLTIPALAELTQAVTPLGAEQHNDLEYILLTLLARLPLPSSLYGIRGRRLLLTKADAAFHGSPENQDKLLRYLHNCHFPQHLYMVLHTARDRSCSLAQQVFQQVKNALPPSHNQDLHIGQYSMESLISTMDRDMNTLLDLMDTCIDKFGKDVVLYQEGMKTG